The following are encoded together in the Bradyrhizobium genosp. L genome:
- the nuoE gene encoding NADH-quinone oxidoreductase subunit NuoE: MSVRRLAPKELQPASFTFTDENLAWAKKQIEKYPPGRQASAAIAILWRVQEQHDGWVSEAAIRAVADLLEMPHIRMLEIATFYTMFQLSPVGKKAHVQVCGTTPCRLRGAADLIEVCQHRIHHDPFQLSKDGAFSWEEVECLGACVNAPMVLIWKDTYEDLTKESFGKVLDGFAAGNPPKPGPQVDRQFSAPAGGPTTLKEVT, encoded by the coding sequence ATGTCCGTCCGCCGCCTTGCCCCGAAGGAATTGCAGCCCGCGAGCTTCACGTTCACGGACGAGAATCTCGCCTGGGCGAAGAAGCAGATCGAGAAATATCCGCCGGGTCGGCAGGCCTCGGCTGCGATCGCGATCCTGTGGCGCGTGCAGGAGCAGCATGACGGCTGGGTGTCGGAAGCTGCGATCCGTGCGGTGGCCGACCTGCTCGAGATGCCGCATATCCGCATGCTCGAGATCGCGACCTTCTACACCATGTTCCAGCTCTCGCCGGTCGGCAAGAAGGCGCATGTCCAGGTCTGCGGCACCACGCCGTGCCGGCTGCGCGGCGCCGCCGACCTGATCGAGGTCTGCCAGCATCGCATCCATCACGATCCGTTCCAGCTCTCCAAGGACGGCGCCTTCTCGTGGGAAGAAGTCGAGTGCCTCGGGGCCTGCGTGAACGCGCCGATGGTGCTGATCTGGAAGGACACCTATGAGGACCTGACCAAGGAAAGCTTCGGCAAGGTGCTCGACGGCTTCGCCGCCGGCAATCCGCCGAAGCCCGGTCCGCAGGTTGACCGTCAGTTCTCGGCCCCCGCCGGCGGCCCGACCACGCTGAAGGAGGTCACCTGA
- a CDS encoding NADH-quinone oxidoreductase subunit D: protein MNEQPQNLRNFTINFGPQHPAAHGVLRLVLELDGEVVERVDPHIGLLHRGTEKLIEHKTYLQAIPYFDRLDYVAPMNQEHAFCLAAEKLLGITVPRRGQLIRVLYCEIGRILSHLLNVTTQAMDVGALTPPLWGFEEREKLMVFYERASGSRMHAAFFRVGGVHQDLPPKLIDDIDAWCDPFLKVVDDLDTLLTGNRIFKQRNVDIGVVPLKEAWEWGFSGVMVRGSGAAWDLRKSQPYECYAEMEFDIPIGKNGDCYDRYLIRMEEMRQSVRIMKQCVQKLKASDGQGPVVVEDNKVAPPRRGEMKRSMEALIHHFKLYTEGVHVPAGEVYAAVEAPKGEFGVFLVADGTNKPYKCKIRAPGFAHLQAMDHICKGHLLADVSAILGSLDIVFGEVDR from the coding sequence ATGAATGAACAGCCGCAAAACCTGCGCAACTTCACCATCAACTTTGGACCGCAGCATCCGGCCGCTCACGGCGTGCTCCGCCTCGTGCTGGAGCTCGACGGCGAAGTGGTCGAGCGCGTCGATCCGCATATCGGACTGCTTCATCGCGGCACCGAGAAGCTGATCGAGCACAAGACCTATCTGCAGGCGATCCCGTATTTCGATCGGCTCGACTACGTCGCGCCGATGAACCAGGAGCATGCGTTCTGCCTCGCGGCCGAGAAGCTGCTCGGCATCACGGTGCCGCGCCGCGGCCAGTTGATCCGCGTGCTCTATTGCGAGATCGGCCGCATCCTCTCGCATCTGCTCAACGTCACCACGCAGGCGATGGACGTCGGCGCCTTGACCCCGCCGCTGTGGGGGTTTGAAGAGCGCGAGAAGCTGATGGTGTTCTACGAGCGCGCCTCCGGCTCGCGCATGCATGCGGCTTTCTTCCGCGTCGGCGGCGTGCACCAGGACCTGCCGCCGAAGCTGATCGACGACATCGACGCCTGGTGCGATCCGTTCCTCAAGGTGGTCGATGATCTCGACACGCTCTTGACCGGCAACCGCATCTTCAAGCAGCGCAACGTCGACATCGGCGTGGTGCCGCTGAAGGAAGCCTGGGAGTGGGGCTTCTCCGGCGTGATGGTGCGCGGCTCCGGCGCGGCCTGGGACCTGCGCAAGTCGCAGCCCTATGAATGCTACGCCGAGATGGAGTTCGACATTCCGATCGGCAAGAACGGCGACTGCTACGACCGCTACCTGATCCGCATGGAAGAGATGCGCCAGTCGGTGCGCATCATGAAGCAGTGCGTCCAGAAGCTGAAGGCATCAGACGGGCAGGGGCCCGTTGTCGTCGAGGACAACAAGGTCGCGCCACCGCGCCGTGGCGAGATGAAGCGCTCGATGGAAGCCCTCATCCACCACTTCAAGCTCTACACCGAAGGCGTTCACGTGCCGGCCGGCGAGGTCTATGCCGCGGTCGAGGCGCCGAAGGGCGAATTCGGCGTCTTCCTCGTCGCCGACGGCACCAACAAGCCCTACAAGTGCAAGATCCGCGCGCCCGGCTTTGCCCATCTGCAGGCGATGGATCACATCTGCAAGGGCCATTTGCTGGCCGACGTTTCCGCCATCCTTGGTTCGCTCGACATCGTGTTCGGCGAGGTCGACCGGTGA
- a CDS encoding NADH-quinone oxidoreductase subunit C: MDDGKLDALGQTIVSALPGAATAHSVAFNQLTIDVEIGKIIDVVKFLRDDANCRFVNFTDVTAVDHPGREKRFDVVYHLLSPVLNARIRLRGQADETTQVPSIISVFPGADWFERETYDLYGVIFIGHPDMRRLLTDYGFDGHPLRKDFPLTGFVEVRYDDQEKRVLYEPVRLNQEFRKFDFLSPWEGADYPLPGDEKAKAEPKP, from the coding sequence ATGGACGACGGCAAGCTCGACGCCCTTGGGCAGACGATCGTGAGCGCGCTCCCGGGCGCCGCCACCGCGCACTCGGTCGCGTTCAACCAACTCACCATCGATGTCGAGATCGGCAAGATCATCGACGTCGTCAAATTCCTGCGGGATGACGCCAACTGCCGCTTCGTCAACTTCACCGACGTCACGGCGGTCGACCATCCCGGCCGCGAGAAGCGCTTCGACGTCGTCTACCATCTGCTGTCGCCCGTGCTGAACGCCCGCATCCGGCTGCGCGGCCAGGCCGACGAGACCACCCAGGTGCCGTCGATCATCAGCGTCTTCCCGGGCGCCGACTGGTTCGAGCGCGAAACCTACGATCTCTACGGCGTGATCTTCATCGGCCATCCCGACATGCGCCGCCTGCTCACCGATTACGGCTTCGATGGCCATCCGCTGCGCAAGGATTTTCCGCTCACCGGCTTCGTTGAGGTCCGCTACGACGACCAGGAGAAGCGGGTGCTGTACGAGCCGGTCAGGCTCAACCAGGAATTCCGCAAGTTCGATTTCCTCTCGCCCTGGGAAGGCGCTGATTATCCGCTGCCCGGCGACGAGAAGGCCAAGGCGGAGCCGAAGCCATGA
- a CDS encoding NuoB/complex I 20 kDa subunit family protein: MGLSPTATSSQPAIAQAPKGILDPSTGKPVGANDPFFLEVNHELSDKGFFVAAADDLITWARTGSLMWMTFGLACCAVEMMQVSMPRYDVERFGFAPRASPRQSDVMIVAGTLTNKMAPALRKVYDQMPEPRYVISMGSCANGGGYYHYSYSVVRGCDRIVPIDIYVPGCPPTAEALLYGVLLLQKKIRRIGTIER; this comes from the coding sequence ATGGGATTGAGCCCCACCGCTACCTCTTCGCAGCCGGCGATCGCGCAAGCTCCGAAAGGCATCCTCGATCCGTCGACCGGCAAGCCGGTCGGCGCCAACGACCCGTTCTTCCTCGAGGTCAATCACGAGCTGTCCGACAAGGGCTTCTTCGTCGCCGCCGCCGACGACCTGATCACCTGGGCGCGGACCGGCTCCTTGATGTGGATGACCTTCGGTCTCGCCTGCTGCGCGGTCGAGATGATGCAGGTCTCGATGCCGCGTTACGACGTCGAGCGCTTCGGCTTCGCGCCGCGCGCCTCGCCGCGCCAGTCCGACGTGATGATCGTCGCCGGCACCCTGACCAACAAGATGGCGCCGGCGCTGCGCAAGGTCTACGACCAGATGCCGGAGCCGCGCTACGTCATCTCGATGGGCTCCTGCGCCAATGGCGGCGGGTACTACCACTATTCCTACTCGGTGGTGCGCGGCTGCGACCGCATCGTGCCGATCGACATCTACGTGCCGGGCTGCCCGCCCACCGCGGAAGCGCTGCTCTACGGCGTGCTCTTGCTGCAAAAGAAGATTCGCCGCATCGGCACCATCGAACGCTAA
- a CDS encoding NADH-quinone oxidoreductase subunit A, whose product MTGILQNYLPLVVFIGVASLIGLALLIAPFLVAFQSPDPEKLSAYECGFNAFDDARMKFDVRFYLVAILFIIFDLEVAFLFPWAVAFGKLGATGFWSMMVFLAVLTVGFAYEWKKGALEWD is encoded by the coding sequence ATGACCGGCATCCTGCAGAATTATCTCCCACTTGTGGTCTTTATCGGGGTCGCCAGCCTGATCGGCTTGGCACTGCTGATTGCGCCGTTCCTGGTCGCGTTCCAGTCGCCGGATCCCGAAAAGCTCTCGGCCTATGAATGCGGATTCAACGCATTCGACGACGCCCGCATGAAGTTCGACGTCCGCTTCTACCTGGTGGCCATCCTCTTCATCATCTTCGACCTCGAAGTAGCCTTCTTGTTCCCGTGGGCCGTGGCGTTCGGAAAGCTCGGCGCGACCGGGTTCTGGTCGATGATGGTGTTCCTGGCCGTGCTGACCGTCGGATTTGCCTACGAATGGAAGAAAGGCGCGCTCGAATGGGATTGA
- a CDS encoding MarR family winged helix-turn-helix transcriptional regulator, with protein sequence MTEKLKNARALPQDTVIDAELAPITAMLSSRLMVVANLLKRGAILRYRRLTGLSSVEFGLVASLGRRPPMSVVRLAEAVGMDKGQISRALAELVARKLVAKAPNPRDNRETLISLTKAGLAAHDAIVAGAQQRNRRLLEQFSPRDLEVLLGHIEQLAATAAEMLAVEKELD encoded by the coding sequence ATGACCGAGAAGCTGAAGAACGCGCGGGCCCTGCCGCAGGACACCGTGATTGACGCCGAGCTGGCGCCGATCACCGCCATGCTGTCGTCGCGGCTGATGGTGGTGGCGAACCTGCTCAAGCGCGGCGCCATCCTGCGCTACAGGCGCCTCACCGGGCTGTCCTCGGTCGAGTTCGGCCTGGTCGCCTCGCTCGGCCGTCGGCCGCCGATGAGCGTGGTTCGGCTGGCGGAGGCCGTGGGCATGGACAAGGGACAGATCAGCCGGGCGCTCGCCGAACTCGTCGCGCGCAAGCTGGTCGCCAAGGCGCCCAATCCGCGTGACAATCGTGAGACACTGATCTCTCTGACCAAAGCCGGGCTCGCCGCGCATGATGCCATCGTGGCCGGCGCGCAGCAGCGCAACCGGCGCTTGCTGGAACAGTTCAGTCCGCGGGATCTTGAGGTTCTGCTTGGACATATCGAGCAGCTGGCTGCGACCGCCGCCGAAATGCTCGCCGTGGAGAAAGAGCTGGACTGA
- a CDS encoding aromatic ring-hydroxylating dioxygenase subunit alpha, which translates to MTITQRDRDLGTAYAMKPSTSRTELTAVARGTPMGELLRRYWHPIGLVSDATDIPRKVRALGEDLVLFRDRHGRIGLLHARCCHRGTTLYYGKVEDDGIRCCYHGWKFDTEGHCLEQPCEPEGGLFKDKVRQPWYPVQERYGLIFAYMGPAEKMPVLPRYECLETMDEAEIVEADDSSIGGGGPAVIPCNWLQHFENVVDPYHVPVLHGSFSGPQFTTMMASMPEVKFETSPRGVSVRSIRKQDDGRVFYRVTEAALPTLRVVPNPRVAQFARVESIGWTLPIDDTSFRIYVAGRVKNSGDIGRMRSKFNGKFWWDMTEREHQQFPGDYEAQVGQGPMTVHSEEHFGQSDRGILMIRRMLTDQLEAMAAGRDPIGISFDADAKPVEFEAGNYIREA; encoded by the coding sequence ATGACCATCACCCAGCGGGATCGCGATCTCGGGACCGCCTATGCGATGAAGCCGTCGACCAGCCGGACCGAGCTCACCGCGGTGGCGCGCGGCACGCCGATGGGCGAATTGCTCCGTCGCTACTGGCACCCGATTGGCCTCGTCAGCGACGCCACCGATATCCCCAGGAAAGTCCGCGCGCTCGGCGAAGACCTTGTCCTGTTTCGTGACCGGCATGGCCGGATCGGACTGTTGCATGCCCGCTGCTGCCATCGCGGCACCACGCTCTATTATGGCAAGGTCGAGGACGACGGCATCCGCTGCTGCTACCACGGCTGGAAATTCGACACCGAGGGCCATTGCCTGGAGCAGCCCTGCGAGCCCGAGGGCGGCCTGTTCAAGGACAAGGTGCGCCAGCCCTGGTATCCGGTGCAGGAACGCTATGGCCTGATCTTCGCGTACATGGGCCCGGCCGAGAAAATGCCGGTGCTGCCACGCTACGAGTGCCTCGAGACCATGGACGAGGCTGAAATCGTCGAGGCCGACGATTCCTCGATCGGCGGCGGGGGCCCGGCCGTGATCCCCTGCAACTGGTTGCAGCATTTCGAGAACGTGGTCGATCCCTACCACGTGCCCGTCCTGCACGGTTCGTTCTCAGGACCGCAATTCACCACCATGATGGCTTCGATGCCCGAGGTGAAGTTCGAGACGTCGCCGCGCGGCGTCTCGGTGCGCTCGATCCGCAAGCAGGATGACGGCCGCGTGTTCTACCGCGTCACCGAGGCCGCCCTGCCCACGCTGCGCGTCGTGCCCAATCCGCGGGTCGCGCAATTCGCCCGCGTGGAATCGATCGGCTGGACCTTGCCGATCGACGACACCTCGTTCCGGATCTACGTCGCCGGCCGGGTCAAGAATTCCGGCGACATCGGCCGCATGCGCTCGAAGTTCAACGGCAAGTTCTGGTGGGATATGACCGAGCGGGAGCACCAGCAATTCCCCGGCGATTACGAGGCGCAGGTCGGCCAGGGACCGATGACCGTTCATTCGGAGGAGCATTTCGGGCAGAGCGACCGCGGCATCCTGATGATCCGCCGCATGCTGACTGATCAGCTCGAAGCGATGGCCGCCGGCCGCGACCCGATCGGGATCTCGTTCGACGCCGATGCGAAGCCGGTGGAGTTCGAGGCTGGGAACTATATCCGCGAGGCGTAA
- a CDS encoding spinster family MFS transporter: MVDVAPQATVQAEAAARPSARRYYVLGLLTIIYALNFLDRTIFNVLIEPIKKEFALSDTTMGLLAGFGFVLFYSLLGIPIARMADRLNRRNIVALAFAFWSAMTYLCGMASSVGTLALARIGVGIGESAGTPASQSMIADLFDKNERPRALGIYAIGTYLGVFLGYFIGGYVNQHYGWRTAFFTAGLPGIALAAVLWLTISEPRRGAMAETFKAEPIGPTLRFLSLQPSFVIVLIGFCLTTYTNYATAVWIPPFLARIHHLTSAEIGTYAGTFKGLAGMAGTLVGGLVVAQISRRDDRWKLWAPAIMSGLAGPVFALCMLTQSFTLMVAMLALTSFMVGFHLGPIFAIAQTVAKPSMRALASALVLLTATCFGQGVGPLAVGMINDALKGSYGVDAVRYSLLSASVTTTLGAVLFVWAARWIRSDIARAA; encoded by the coding sequence ATGGTCGACGTCGCACCACAAGCGACTGTGCAAGCGGAGGCCGCGGCACGCCCCTCCGCCCGCCGCTACTATGTGCTCGGCCTACTCACGATCATCTATGCGCTGAACTTCCTCGACCGTACGATCTTCAACGTGCTGATCGAGCCGATCAAGAAGGAGTTTGCGCTCAGCGACACCACGATGGGACTGCTCGCAGGCTTCGGCTTCGTGCTGTTCTATTCGCTGCTCGGCATTCCCATCGCGCGGATGGCCGACCGCCTGAACCGCCGCAACATCGTCGCTTTGGCCTTCGCGTTCTGGAGCGCGATGACTTATCTTTGCGGCATGGCGTCCAGCGTCGGCACGCTGGCGCTGGCACGAATTGGTGTCGGCATCGGCGAGTCCGCCGGCACGCCGGCGTCGCAATCGATGATCGCCGATCTGTTCGACAAGAACGAGCGCCCGCGCGCGCTCGGCATCTATGCCATCGGCACCTATCTCGGCGTCTTCCTCGGCTATTTCATCGGCGGTTACGTCAACCAGCATTATGGCTGGCGGACGGCGTTCTTCACCGCGGGCCTGCCCGGCATCGCGCTCGCGGCGGTGCTGTGGCTGACGATCTCCGAGCCGCGGCGCGGCGCGATGGCCGAGACCTTCAAGGCGGAGCCGATCGGGCCGACGCTGCGCTTCCTTAGTCTCCAGCCGAGCTTCGTCATCGTGCTGATCGGTTTTTGCCTGACGACCTACACCAACTACGCCACCGCGGTCTGGATCCCGCCGTTCCTGGCGCGCATCCATCATCTCACGAGCGCCGAGATCGGCACCTATGCCGGCACCTTCAAGGGCCTCGCCGGGATGGCAGGCACCCTGGTCGGCGGCCTCGTGGTGGCGCAGATCAGCCGCCGCGACGATCGCTGGAAACTATGGGCACCCGCGATCATGTCCGGCCTCGCCGGCCCGGTGTTCGCGCTGTGCATGCTGACGCAGAGCTTCACATTGATGGTTGCGATGCTGGCGCTGACGTCGTTCATGGTCGGCTTCCATCTCGGCCCGATCTTCGCGATCGCCCAGACGGTGGCGAAGCCGAGCATGCGCGCGCTCGCCTCGGCGCTCGTCCTGCTTACCGCCACCTGCTTCGGCCAGGGTGTCGGCCCGCTCGCCGTCGGCATGATCAACGACGCGCTGAAGGGCAGTTACGGCGTCGATGCAGTGCGCTACTCGCTGCTGTCGGCCTCGGTGACGACGACGCTTGGCGCCGTCCTCTTCGTCTGGGCCGCGCGCTGGATCCGATCCGACATCGCGCGCGCGGCCTGA
- a CDS encoding alpha/beta fold hydrolase gives MIDKKAALPLPIDLQGRCEMNRRTVLEATLAGTALAAASVAGAQPASAQQATRPLHATAKDGTKLFVQDWGAGKPVVLLAAWTFNSSVWGSHIVALNDKGYRCVAPDRRGHGRSEMPMTGYDLETLTDDVAAVIEQRDLRDVTLVAHSMGSIEAVNYLARHGSERIARLVLVAPTTPFLVKTEDNPDAVPQPMIDAQNAAMAQDFSKWIAANEAPFFMPDTPEVTRAWIRQMMLSVPLPVALACRKTISFADLRAAAAKIDRPSLIVHGDNDASAPLALTGTKTARLIKDSKLTVYANAPHALPLTHSEQLLSDMLAFMAS, from the coding sequence ATGATCGACAAGAAGGCGGCACTGCCGCTGCCGATCGACCTGCAAGGGAGATGCGAGATGAACCGTCGGACTGTCCTCGAAGCAACGTTGGCCGGCACCGCGCTGGCGGCGGCGTCGGTCGCGGGTGCGCAACCGGCCAGTGCGCAGCAGGCGACCCGGCCGCTCCACGCCACCGCGAAGGACGGCACAAAGCTGTTCGTGCAGGATTGGGGCGCGGGCAAGCCTGTCGTGTTGCTTGCCGCCTGGACGTTCAATTCCAGCGTCTGGGGCAGCCATATCGTTGCCCTCAACGACAAGGGCTATCGCTGCGTCGCGCCTGACCGGCGCGGGCACGGCCGCTCCGAGATGCCGATGACCGGCTACGATCTGGAGACGTTGACCGACGATGTCGCCGCCGTGATCGAGCAGCGCGACCTGCGCGACGTCACGCTGGTGGCGCATTCGATGGGATCGATCGAGGCGGTGAACTACCTCGCGCGCCACGGCTCGGAGCGCATCGCGCGGCTGGTGCTGGTGGCGCCGACGACGCCGTTCCTGGTCAAGACCGAAGACAATCCCGACGCGGTGCCGCAGCCGATGATCGACGCGCAGAACGCGGCCATGGCGCAGGACTTTTCGAAATGGATCGCCGCCAACGAAGCGCCGTTCTTTATGCCCGATACGCCGGAGGTGACGCGGGCCTGGATCAGGCAGATGATGCTGAGCGTGCCGCTGCCGGTCGCGCTGGCCTGCCGCAAGACGATCTCCTTCGCCGATCTGCGCGCGGCAGCGGCGAAGATTGATCGCCCAAGCCTGATCGTCCACGGCGACAACGACGCCAGCGCACCGCTCGCCCTGACCGGCACCAAGACGGCGAGGCTAATCAAGGACAGCAAGCTCACCGTCTATGCGAATGCACCGCACGCGCTGCCGCTGACGCACAGCGAGCAGCTGCTGTCAGACATGCTCGCCTTCATGGCGAGTTGA
- a CDS encoding TRAP transporter substrate-binding protein produces MKMTRRGLLAGGSGAVAATMFGKRVLAAAEFDFKLGVDTPETHPLTIRLVEAAKAVAAQSSGRVNITVFPNSQLGGDPEMLSQVRAGGIELMAAPSLTLSILVPLSGLPSIGFAFQSYDQVWAAMDGGVGDFVRDAITKTGVTPLRKVWDNGFRQITSSSNRQLNSIDDFKGFKIRVPVTALLTSLFSGLGALPSSISYNELYSALQTHIVEGQENPLAQVSTGKLYEVQKYCALSNHCWSGYWILGNRRAMASLPPDLLEIINAAFDAAAVKERADLVEMDRSLQAELTAKGMTFNTPDPVQFRAALVKAGFYAQWQKTYGADAWATLEKYTGKLT; encoded by the coding sequence ATGAAGATGACCCGCAGGGGCCTGCTGGCAGGCGGCTCCGGTGCGGTCGCCGCCACGATGTTTGGCAAACGGGTTCTTGCCGCGGCCGAGTTCGATTTTAAGCTTGGCGTAGACACCCCGGAAACCCATCCGCTGACGATTCGCCTGGTCGAGGCTGCCAAGGCGGTGGCTGCGCAATCGTCTGGCCGGGTCAACATCACGGTGTTTCCCAACAGCCAGCTTGGCGGCGACCCCGAAATGCTGTCGCAGGTCCGCGCCGGCGGCATCGAATTGATGGCGGCGCCGAGCCTGACCCTGTCGATCCTGGTGCCGCTGTCGGGCCTGCCCAGCATCGGCTTTGCGTTCCAATCCTACGATCAGGTCTGGGCGGCGATGGATGGCGGCGTCGGCGACTTCGTGCGCGACGCCATCACCAAGACCGGTGTGACGCCGCTGCGCAAGGTCTGGGACAACGGCTTCCGCCAGATCACCTCGTCGTCGAACCGGCAGCTGAACAGCATCGACGATTTCAAGGGCTTCAAGATCCGCGTGCCGGTGACCGCGCTGCTGACCTCGTTGTTCTCCGGCCTCGGCGCGCTGCCCTCGAGTATCAGTTACAACGAGCTCTATTCGGCGTTGCAGACCCATATCGTCGAAGGCCAGGAGAATCCCTTGGCGCAGGTCTCGACTGGAAAGCTCTACGAGGTGCAGAAATACTGCGCACTGTCGAACCATTGCTGGAGCGGCTACTGGATCCTCGGCAACCGCCGCGCCATGGCGAGCCTGCCGCCCGACCTGCTCGAGATCATCAACGCGGCGTTCGACGCCGCGGCGGTGAAGGAGCGGGCGGATCTGGTCGAGATGGATCGCTCATTGCAGGCCGAACTGACGGCGAAGGGCATGACCTTCAACACGCCCGATCCGGTGCAGTTCAGGGCGGCGCTGGTGAAGGCCGGCTTCTATGCCCAGTGGCAGAAGACCTACGGCGCGGATGCCTGGGCGACGCTGGAGAAGTATACGGGCAAGCTGACATGA
- a CDS encoding UbiA family prenyltransferase: MSVTNHAQPTAGIADYIAIARPDHWIKHVLIIPGIAFALIMSQTGPIEVTTLAERIMICLFVAMALSSANYTINEWLDAPFDAMHPTKRSRPAVQTAMSPTIVFAQYILLTAAGIWAANKLGYAFATTAVVFAVFGVIYNVRPIRAKDRAFLDVIVESLNNPLRFLFGWFAVVPAIAPPTSILLAYWCGGAFLMAAKRVSEHRAIVEAGGTANLAAYRPSFAVYTHSSLVTSCLVYAQGFAFMMAIFLLKYRIEYLVVVPMLIALFAAYMRLALTPDSAAARPEELMRQPAMLIAAAVTMALFGVLTFIDLPWLNTLTSSDLIHLSGIR, from the coding sequence ATGTCCGTTACCAATCACGCCCAGCCGACCGCCGGGATCGCCGACTACATTGCGATCGCCAGGCCCGACCACTGGATCAAGCATGTGCTGATCATCCCCGGCATCGCCTTCGCGCTGATCATGTCGCAGACCGGGCCGATCGAGGTCACGACGCTCGCCGAGCGCATCATGATCTGCCTGTTCGTCGCGATGGCGCTGTCCTCGGCCAACTACACCATCAACGAATGGCTCGACGCGCCCTTCGACGCCATGCACCCGACCAAGCGTTCGCGGCCCGCGGTGCAGACTGCGATGTCGCCGACCATCGTGTTTGCCCAGTACATCCTGCTCACCGCGGCCGGCATCTGGGCCGCCAACAAGCTCGGCTACGCCTTCGCCACCACCGCCGTCGTCTTCGCGGTGTTCGGCGTGATCTATAATGTGCGTCCGATCCGCGCCAAGGACCGCGCCTTCCTCGACGTCATCGTGGAGTCCCTCAACAATCCGCTGCGCTTCCTGTTCGGCTGGTTCGCCGTGGTGCCGGCGATCGCCCCGCCAACCTCGATCCTGCTCGCCTACTGGTGCGGCGGCGCCTTCCTGATGGCCGCCAAGCGCGTCTCCGAGCATCGCGCCATCGTCGAGGCCGGCGGCACCGCCAACCTTGCCGCCTATCGCCCCTCGTTCGCGGTCTACACCCATTCGAGCCTGGTCACGAGTTGCCTCGTTTATGCCCAGGGCTTCGCCTTCATGATGGCGATCTTCCTGTTGAAGTACCGCATCGAATATCTCGTCGTCGTCCCGATGCTGATCGCGCTGTTCGCTGCCTATATGCGTCTGGCGCTGACGCCGGATTCCGCCGCGGCGCGGCCGGAAGAACTGATGCGGCAGCCGGCGATGCTGATCGCGGCTGCCGTCACGATGGCCTTGTTCGGCGTGCTCACGTTCATCGACCTGCCCTGGCTCAATACGCTGACCAGCTCGGACCTGATCCATCTCAGCGGGATCCGCTAA
- a CDS encoding haloacid dehalogenase-like hydrolase, translated as MTELRLDTMTIDRPAPRATKAGASNAVLSLPNTVPLVLDLDGTLIRGDLLYLSFFSILRRNPLAALMTPVWLLRGRAALKRQLALRNRIAWDRIILHEDVVALALREKATGRRVVLATAADAVLANQLASRLPWIDEVFASDGRHNLKGANKATLLRQTFPHGFIYAGDSASDLAVWAQAAGIITVNANEAVRKAVRALGKPTLHLPGRRLI; from the coding sequence ATGACTGAGCTCCGACTCGATACCATGACGATCGACCGGCCGGCACCGCGGGCGACAAAGGCCGGCGCATCGAACGCGGTGCTCAGCCTGCCCAACACCGTGCCGCTGGTGCTCGACCTCGACGGCACGCTGATCCGGGGCGACCTGCTCTATCTCAGCTTCTTCTCGATCCTGCGCCGCAATCCGCTCGCCGCGCTGATGACGCCGGTCTGGCTGCTGCGCGGCCGTGCCGCGCTGAAACGGCAGCTCGCGCTGCGCAACCGGATCGCCTGGGACCGCATCATCCTGCACGAGGATGTCGTGGCGCTGGCGCTGCGCGAGAAGGCCACCGGCCGCCGCGTCGTGCTCGCGACCGCGGCCGACGCCGTGCTGGCCAACCAGCTCGCCTCCCGCCTGCCCTGGATCGACGAGGTGTTTGCCTCCGACGGCCGGCACAATCTGAAGGGTGCCAACAAGGCCACTCTGCTCCGCCAGACCTTCCCGCATGGCTTCATCTATGCCGGCGACAGTGCCTCCGACCTTGCGGTCTGGGCGCAGGCTGCGGGGATCATCACCGTCAATGCCAACGAAGCTGTGCGTAAAGCTGTGCGGGCGCTTGGAAAGCCGACCCTGCATCTGCCCGGCCGGCGCCTGATCTGA
- a CDS encoding HU family DNA-binding protein: MAKKAATPATITLKHLAAAIAEDQELSKKQAEAILTDMVTRITKHLKKGERIRIVGLGILQVRKRAARMGRNPATGEQIQIKASKKVAFRAAKELKEAV; the protein is encoded by the coding sequence ATGGCGAAGAAAGCAGCGACCCCGGCGACCATCACGCTGAAGCATCTGGCGGCGGCGATCGCCGAGGACCAGGAGCTGTCCAAGAAGCAGGCCGAGGCGATCCTGACCGACATGGTGACCCGGATCACCAAGCACCTCAAGAAGGGCGAGCGGATCCGGATCGTCGGCCTCGGCATCCTCCAGGTCCGCAAGCGCGCCGCCCGCATGGGCCGCAACCCGGCCACCGGCGAGCAGATCCAGATCAAGGCCAGCAAGAAGGTCGCCTTCCGCGCCGCCAAGGAGCTGAAGGAAGCGGTCTGA